The Heyndrickxia vini genome contains a region encoding:
- the sigX gene encoding RNA polymerase sigma factor SigX gives MEKQFYEIYEKYHQNLFQFLFYMVKSREQAEDLIQEVYIRILKSYHQFENRSSEKTWIFSIAKHVAIDFFRKQKRWKHQLSDSFDGETNLISDHSPLPEDIALQNESIQIMYRCLDKCKLDQRLVLILRYIQSLSIQETASVLGWSEGKVKTTQHRALKTIRSLMQSEIEKGEENCGKIRLER, from the coding sequence ATGGAAAAACAATTTTATGAAATTTACGAGAAATATCATCAAAATTTATTTCAATTTCTGTTTTATATGGTTAAAAGCCGTGAACAAGCAGAGGATTTAATTCAAGAAGTATATATTCGTATCTTAAAATCGTATCATCAATTTGAGAATAGAAGCAGTGAAAAAACATGGATTTTTTCCATTGCCAAGCATGTTGCGATTGATTTTTTTCGGAAACAAAAACGATGGAAACATCAGTTATCCGATAGTTTTGATGGTGAAACAAACCTAATTAGTGATCATTCTCCACTCCCTGAAGATATTGCTCTACAAAATGAATCTATCCAGATCATGTATCGTTGTTTAGATAAATGTAAGCTGGACCAACGATTGGTCCTCATTTTAAGATATATCCAATCCCTATCCATTCAGGAAACGGCTTCTGTATTAGGTTGGTCGGAAGGAAAAGTAAAAACAACACAGCATCGCGCTTTAAAAACGATTAGATCGTTGATGCAAAGTGAAATTGAGAAAGGAGAGGAGAACTGTGGAAAAATACGGTTGGAACGATAA
- a CDS encoding glycosyl hydrolase family 18 protein, producing MFIYTVQQGDSLYRIGSKYSVPVEQIRLANGLNQVNIVPGQALVIPSYTYIVQPGDSFYTISQMAYVSVDMLKRANPSIPPSRLQVGMKVRIPNISNYNVTSLGYYSVRTPQADQRLITDFSPYITYIALFEYHFSPDGGLSSLNDSTAIKTAWSHRVKPIMTITNLTESGFSSQLTSQMLNNSTARQTLINRILKEVSTKGYDGVNIDFEMTLEKDRDLFTGFLRELRDRLKPAGHLLTIAVPPKTNDNIPWLKGYDYGGIGAVVDLMFIMAYDWHHGASEPGPVAPINEVRQTIQFAIDRVPRKKILLGLPLYGYDWTLPYNPATIAPGISNQNAVQLAMKYQAEIHYSKEYESPYFYYVDDEGKRHVVGFEDARSISKKMQLIREFQIGGVGAWQLSLGFPEGPWLLTKFFHIRKS from the coding sequence ATGTTTATTTATACCGTTCAACAAGGTGATTCTTTATACCGAATTGGTTCGAAATATTCGGTTCCTGTTGAGCAAATTCGACTTGCGAATGGCTTAAATCAGGTAAATATCGTACCCGGGCAGGCATTGGTCATTCCTTCGTATACATACATTGTCCAGCCTGGAGATAGTTTTTACACAATTTCCCAAATGGCTTATGTATCTGTTGACATGCTTAAAAGAGCGAACCCTTCAATTCCCCCCTCCCGATTACAAGTTGGAATGAAAGTGAGAATCCCTAATATTTCAAATTACAACGTAACAAGCTTAGGGTATTATTCTGTACGGACCCCGCAAGCCGATCAGCGTTTAATCACTGACTTCTCACCCTATATTACGTATATCGCACTTTTTGAATATCATTTTTCTCCTGATGGCGGATTAAGCTCCCTTAACGATTCAACGGCAATTAAAACTGCATGGTCACATCGGGTCAAACCAATAATGACAATAACCAACTTAACTGAATCTGGATTTAGTTCACAATTAACGAGTCAAATGCTGAATAATTCCACAGCTAGACAGACGCTTATTAACCGTATACTAAAGGAAGTATCAACGAAAGGATATGACGGAGTTAATATTGATTTTGAAATGACACTTGAGAAGGATAGAGACCTTTTTACTGGATTTTTGCGAGAACTTCGTGATCGGTTGAAACCCGCGGGTCATTTATTAACGATTGCTGTCCCACCGAAAACAAATGACAATATACCATGGCTGAAAGGCTACGATTATGGCGGAATAGGCGCCGTCGTCGACTTGATGTTTATTATGGCATACGACTGGCATCATGGTGCCAGTGAACCTGGACCAGTTGCTCCTATTAATGAAGTAAGACAGACGATTCAATTTGCGATTGATCGAGTCCCGCGAAAGAAAATCTTATTAGGTCTGCCTCTATATGGTTATGATTGGACATTGCCATATAATCCAGCAACCATTGCTCCAGGAATTTCTAATCAAAATGCTGTACAACTTGCCATGAAGTACCAAGCAGAGATCCACTATTCAAAGGAATATGAATCTCCCTATTTCTATTATGTTGACGATGAAGGAAAGCGTCATGTAGTTGGATTTGAGGATGCGAGAAGTATAAGCAAAAAAATGCAGCTCATTCGCGAATTCCAAATTGGCGGAGTCGGAGCCTGGCAGTTATCACTCGGCTTTCCTGAAGGCCCATGGCTATTGACAAAGTTTTTCCATATCAGAAAATCTTGA
- a CDS encoding methyl-accepting chemotaxis protein, giving the protein MKNKLSKIFKMTIRKKLSLSFAIMLILPTAIIGATSYFSSQNSLEKEMMRAASVNVDILDDIIDDTISPYLSDADFFAEEITSKDYKGLESPKIRTKLNQYIKLHKNVQLAYVGTKTGLMIKSPESIVPKGYIPSERPWYQEAMKQPGKTIITEPYVSATSGDMVITIAKSMNDHSGVIGIDISLENINSLAKKINIGAKGYAMILDKSKKFIAHPHEKGGKAATQSFYNNLYTKDAGQFTYHLDGASKNMVFNTNKLTGWKIAGTMYLSETSDAAKPIMLNTGIITLIAFIIGGLVIFLIIRSIIKPLHKLKNAANQVSEGDLSLKIDVQTSDEINDLAQSFNSMTTNLRELIQQIDESAIQLSASSEQLNASAEETTSATEHVAAAIEQISKGAENQTVGIENNATAMDEIALGIGKVADNTTHVTELTRSTTQLADEGGAFVNRTVEQMKEIYQSVEQSNVKITVLSDRSKEISTIIEMITGIADQTNLLALNAAIEAARAGESGKGFAVVADEIRKLAEQSRQSAQQISTIIMEIQKETDSSVQTMQDATQKVELGLSISNETIEKFNQILHGMKEIAPQMEDVAAISQQITAGVEEVTSVANELAAIAKENSSAADEIASTTEETVASMQEITSSSKALSKLAEDLQLLLKKFKL; this is encoded by the coding sequence ATGAAAAACAAATTAAGTAAAATTTTTAAGATGACGATACGAAAAAAATTATCTCTGTCATTTGCTATTATGTTAATTTTACCAACCGCAATTATCGGCGCAACGTCATATTTTAGCTCACAAAATAGCCTTGAAAAGGAAATGATGAGAGCAGCTAGTGTAAATGTAGATATTTTAGATGATATTATTGATGATACAATTTCCCCTTATTTATCGGATGCGGATTTTTTTGCAGAAGAAATAACTTCTAAAGATTATAAAGGGCTAGAAAGTCCAAAAATCCGTACGAAACTAAATCAATATATAAAGCTTCATAAAAATGTGCAATTAGCTTATGTTGGTACGAAAACAGGATTAATGATTAAATCTCCGGAAAGCATTGTTCCAAAAGGATATATTCCTAGTGAAAGACCATGGTATCAAGAAGCGATGAAACAGCCGGGTAAGACAATCATTACTGAGCCGTACGTATCTGCAACATCAGGTGATATGGTTATTACAATTGCTAAATCAATGAATGATCATTCCGGAGTAATTGGAATCGATATTTCTTTGGAAAATATTAATAGTCTAGCTAAGAAAATTAATATTGGTGCAAAAGGATATGCAATGATTTTGGACAAGAGCAAGAAATTTATCGCCCATCCACATGAAAAGGGAGGAAAAGCAGCAACTCAATCTTTTTATAATAATCTTTATACAAAAGACGCCGGGCAGTTTACTTATCATTTAGATGGTGCTTCAAAAAATATGGTGTTTAATACAAATAAGCTAACGGGGTGGAAAATAGCAGGAACAATGTATTTGTCTGAAACCTCTGATGCGGCAAAACCGATAATGCTGAACACCGGTATCATCACCTTAATTGCCTTCATTATTGGTGGATTGGTAATTTTCCTTATTATCCGTTCTATAATAAAACCTTTGCATAAATTAAAAAATGCAGCTAATCAAGTGAGTGAAGGAGATCTTTCCCTAAAAATAGATGTACAAACATCCGATGAAATCAATGACTTAGCTCAATCATTTAATTCAATGACAACTAATTTGAGGGAGTTAATACAGCAAATCGATGAAAGTGCTATTCAGCTTTCCGCATCTTCAGAACAATTGAATGCAAGTGCAGAAGAGACGACAAGTGCAACAGAACATGTTGCTGCAGCGATTGAACAAATATCGAAAGGTGCAGAAAATCAAACGGTTGGGATCGAAAATAACGCAACTGCCATGGATGAAATTGCCCTAGGCATTGGAAAGGTCGCAGATAATACGACGCATGTTACAGAATTAACAAGAAGTACAACCCAATTGGCAGATGAAGGGGGAGCATTTGTTAATCGTACAGTCGAGCAGATGAAAGAGATCTATCAATCGGTTGAACAATCTAATGTAAAAATTACTGTATTATCTGATCGTTCGAAGGAAATCAGTACGATCATTGAAATGATTACGGGAATTGCCGATCAAACGAATTTGCTTGCATTAAATGCAGCGATCGAAGCAGCAAGAGCTGGAGAGTCTGGAAAAGGCTTTGCAGTAGTAGCCGACGAAATAAGAAAGCTTGCGGAACAATCAAGACAATCAGCACAGCAAATATCAACAATTATTATGGAAATACAAAAGGAAACCGACAGTTCTGTACAGACAATGCAAGACGCAACTCAGAAAGTGGAGTTAGGACTTTCCATTTCAAATGAAACGATTGAAAAGTTTAATCAAATTTTACATGGAATGAAAGAAATTGCGCCACAAATGGAGGATGTTGCAGCGATTTCCCAACAAATTACTGCGGGAGTTGAAGAGGTTACATCTGTAGCGAATGAACTAGCAGCGATTGCTAAGGAAAACTCTTCAGCTGCAGATGAAATTGCATCAACAACTGAAGAAACCGTTGCATCAATGCAAGAGATCACCTCTTCATCGAAGGCATTATCGAAACTAGCAGAAGATCTGCAATTGCTTTTGAAAAAATTTAAACTGTAA
- the glmS gene encoding glutamine--fructose-6-phosphate transaminase (isomerizing) — protein sequence MSGIVGYIGKSSAHTIILDCLTHLDYRGYDSAGIAISNMESIEIRKEKGRIEDLEALLEIEPMTNGKLGIGHTRWASHGAPTVLNAHPLSDANEQFFVVHNGIIENYRQLKNMLIENGHHFMTETDTEVIPHLLAHFDTGNFAETVRIVVPHLKGSFALAIMSKDNPDTIIAISQENPLIIGFGQGEAFLSSDISALLSYTKEIYPIKNGEIAVLSSKGIKVETVEGMSIQPEKKIIEWDQADFSRQEHEHYMLKEIIEQPKEIKKTLEGRLIDDRVLIPELEIFLAEQNINQYQKIDIVATGTAYHAGMVGKKVMQSMINLPIEVSISSEFRYEHGPLNEKNLVIFISQSGETADTLSALKEAKSHGSSTIAITNRSRSNLARKADCMICTNAGPELSVPATKAYTTQITVLLLLAIVLTEKTNGPGVERIPEMIKELHNLSEEVEKTLIMTQDAIDQFAQVTEDQDSLFLIGRGLDYVLALEGALKLQEVAYLHADAYAAGEMKHGTMALITPGVPVIALSTQNHLRDKTINNIKEIKARDAFVVGVTTIGDDDISEIVDEVMYIPEVHPFLMPIIAAIPLQLLAYYAGTVRGYDVDRPRNLAKSLTVE from the coding sequence GTGAGTGGAATTGTTGGCTATATAGGAAAATCTTCGGCTCATACTATCATATTAGATTGTCTTACCCACTTGGATTACCGTGGGTACGATTCAGCTGGAATTGCCATATCGAATATGGAATCTATAGAGATACGTAAGGAAAAAGGCCGCATTGAGGATTTGGAAGCATTACTAGAGATTGAACCGATGACTAATGGGAAACTTGGAATCGGTCATACAAGATGGGCCTCACATGGTGCCCCTACAGTATTGAATGCACATCCATTAAGTGATGCGAATGAACAATTTTTTGTTGTTCATAATGGTATCATCGAAAATTATCGACAGCTTAAAAATATGTTAATTGAAAATGGTCACCATTTTATGACAGAGACCGATACAGAAGTGATTCCACATCTTCTTGCACATTTTGATACAGGAAATTTTGCGGAAACAGTTAGAATAGTTGTGCCACATCTAAAAGGTTCATTTGCTCTAGCAATCATGTCAAAAGACAATCCTGATACAATTATCGCAATCTCCCAAGAGAACCCTTTAATTATCGGTTTTGGTCAAGGTGAGGCATTTTTATCATCTGATATTTCTGCCCTTCTTTCTTATACGAAAGAAATATACCCAATCAAAAATGGTGAAATTGCGGTGCTTTCTTCCAAAGGGATAAAAGTCGAAACGGTTGAAGGAATGTCCATTCAACCAGAGAAAAAAATCATCGAATGGGATCAGGCTGATTTTAGCCGGCAAGAGCATGAGCATTATATGTTAAAAGAGATTATCGAACAACCGAAAGAGATTAAGAAAACATTAGAAGGCAGATTAATCGATGATCGTGTTCTTATTCCGGAACTTGAGATATTTTTAGCAGAACAAAACATTAATCAATATCAAAAAATTGATATCGTCGCTACTGGTACTGCCTACCACGCTGGAATGGTCGGAAAAAAAGTCATGCAATCGATGATCAATCTTCCTATCGAAGTATCAATTTCTTCCGAATTTCGCTATGAGCACGGACCGCTTAATGAGAAAAATCTCGTCATCTTCATCAGTCAATCGGGAGAAACAGCTGACACATTGTCCGCATTAAAAGAAGCTAAATCACATGGCAGCTCAACAATAGCAATTACAAATAGATCACGCAGTAATCTTGCACGGAAAGCAGATTGTATGATTTGTACGAATGCTGGACCAGAATTATCTGTTCCGGCGACTAAAGCCTATACGACACAAATTACCGTTTTACTGCTGCTCGCAATCGTGTTAACAGAAAAAACCAATGGTCCAGGAGTAGAACGGATTCCGGAAATGATAAAAGAATTGCACAATCTTTCTGAAGAAGTCGAGAAAACGTTAATTATGACTCAAGACGCAATTGATCAGTTCGCACAAGTGACAGAAGATCAAGACAGCCTGTTCCTTATTGGGAGGGGTCTCGATTATGTGCTTGCATTGGAAGGTGCACTTAAGCTGCAAGAAGTTGCCTATTTACACGCAGATGCCTATGCAGCAGGTGAAATGAAACACGGAACGATGGCGTTAATCACTCCGGGAGTTCCCGTCATTGCCCTTTCTACGCAAAATCATTTAAGGGATAAAACGATTAACAATATTAAAGAAATTAAGGCGAGAGATGCGTTCGTTGTTGGTGTCACAACAATTGGAGACGATGATATAAGTGAAATTGTAGATGAAGTCATGTATATTCCAGAAGTCCATCCATTCCTAATGCCGATCATTGCCGCCATCCCACTGCAGTTATTAGCCTATTATGCTGGTACGGTAAGAGGCTATGATGTCGATCGACCTCGTAATTTAGCAAAAAGCTTAACGGTTGAATGA
- a CDS encoding VOC family protein, with protein MNFASVRIITDDVDRLVNFYEKVMSVSAERPAAAFAELVVPSCTLAIGHSKTVPLFGAGSAVAADNHTVIIEFRVNDVDAEYERLKPFVDEWVKEPTTMPWGNRTILFRDPDGNLVNLFEPVTEEAIKRFRGRG; from the coding sequence GTGAATTTTGCTTCTGTACGCATCATTACCGACGACGTGGATCGTCTTGTCAATTTTTACGAAAAAGTCATGAGTGTGTCGGCGGAACGCCCCGCGGCTGCTTTTGCCGAACTTGTTGTGCCATCGTGCACTCTGGCGATTGGCCACTCCAAGACAGTGCCACTGTTTGGTGCTGGTTCCGCGGTGGCTGCAGATAATCATACTGTCATCATTGAGTTCCGTGTTAACGATGTCGATGCAGAATACGAGCGCTTGAAGCCGTTTGTCGACGAGTGGGTCAAGGAACCGACCACGATGCCGTGGGGGAACCGTACTATTCTGTTCCGTGATCCCGATGGCAACCTCGTTAATCTCTTCGAACCGGTGACGGAGGAAGCAATCAAAAGATTCCGCGGTAGGGGGTGA